In Crinalium epipsammum PCC 9333, the following are encoded in one genomic region:
- a CDS encoding RNA-guided endonuclease InsQ/TnpB family protein, which yields MLDVLKVRIYPNKGQQQALAKSFGCSRFVFNYYLNKTNTQYEETGKGMSYYDMAKDLTQLKKLSDYEWLTEVTAATLQQTLKNLESAFKNFFSKRARFPKFKSKHRKQSIRYPESCSIKNGGLKLPKLGIVKANISKSINGKIKSVTVSQTSTDKYFAAILFETDDLTTNKKGKITSIDLGLSNLVTTFDGKDFDKVDPIKPTRKYAKRLRRRQQALSRKKKGSLNRQKQVKRVARVHEKIANTRQDFLHKLSRKLVDENQVIIAENLCIKGLARTKLAKSILDAGWGMLLNFISHKLDREGAIFVQVDRFFPSSKLCNSCKVKNNSLNLSIREWVCPECKTHHDRDENATQNLREEGIRILLTNTVGHTEIQACGETVRLNGACIKEQVSVKQESPVTAQA from the coding sequence ATGTTAGACGTACTCAAGGTGAGAATTTATCCAAATAAGGGGCAACAACAAGCATTAGCCAAAAGCTTTGGTTGTTCTAGATTTGTATTTAATTATTACCTGAACAAAACTAACACTCAGTATGAAGAAACGGGTAAGGGTATGAGCTATTACGACATGGCTAAAGACCTTACTCAACTCAAAAAGCTATCTGATTATGAATGGTTAACAGAAGTAACTGCTGCTACATTACAACAAACACTTAAAAACTTAGAATCAGCTTTTAAGAACTTTTTTAGTAAAAGAGCAAGATTCCCTAAGTTTAAAAGTAAACATAGAAAGCAATCAATTCGTTATCCTGAAAGCTGTTCAATTAAAAATGGTGGTTTAAAACTTCCAAAACTTGGCATTGTTAAAGCAAACATTTCAAAAAGTATTAACGGTAAAATTAAGTCTGTAACTGTTTCTCAAACCAGTACAGATAAATATTTTGCTGCAATTTTATTTGAAACTGATGATTTAACAACTAACAAGAAAGGGAAAATCACAAGCATTGACTTAGGTTTAAGTAATTTAGTTACTACTTTTGATGGAAAAGATTTTGATAAAGTTGATCCGATTAAACCTACCAGGAAATATGCTAAACGTTTAAGACGTAGACAACAAGCATTATCCAGAAAGAAAAAAGGGTCTTTAAATCGTCAGAAACAGGTTAAGAGAGTTGCTAGAGTTCACGAAAAAATAGCGAACACAAGACAAGATTTTCTCCATAAGCTCTCAAGAAAATTAGTAGACGAAAACCAAGTCATTATAGCTGAGAACCTTTGTATTAAAGGATTAGCACGTACCAAACTAGCGAAATCAATATTAGATGCTGGTTGGGGAATGTTGCTTAATTTTATCAGCCATAAACTAGATAGAGAGGGAGCAATATTTGTTCAAGTTGACAGATTCTTTCCTAGTAGCAAGCTTTGTAATAGTTGTAAAGTTAAGAACAATTCATTAAATCTCAGTATTCGTGAATGGGTTTGTCCTGAATGTAAAACTCACCACGATAGAGATGAAAATGCAACACAAAATCTTAGAGAAGAGGGCATAAGAATTCTGTTAACAAATACCGTAGGACATACGGAAATTCAAGCTTGTGGAGAAACTGTAAGACTTAATGGTGCTTGCATCAAAGAGCAAGTTTCAGTGAAGCAAGAATCTCCCGTCACAGCGCAAGCTTGA
- the msrB gene encoding peptide-methionine (R)-S-oxide reductase MsrB, with protein MRKRYILKAGAAFVGAAWLSRYLPEKSGVMAASNNNFEINKTEEEWRKTLTPEQFSVLRKHGTERAGTSPLDKEYAKGNYVCAGCDLPLFTSETKFNSRTGWPSFYDPIPGAIATTTDRSLFMTRVEVHCHRCGGHLGHVFDDGPAPTGKRYCMNGVSLKFIPS; from the coding sequence ATGAGAAAACGTTATATTTTAAAAGCTGGCGCAGCATTTGTGGGCGCAGCATGGTTATCACGTTATTTGCCGGAGAAATCAGGAGTTATGGCTGCTTCAAATAATAATTTTGAAATCAACAAAACTGAAGAAGAGTGGCGTAAAACTTTGACACCAGAACAGTTTTCTGTGTTGCGTAAACATGGCACTGAACGCGCTGGAACCAGTCCCCTTGACAAGGAATATGCTAAGGGGAATTATGTTTGCGCTGGGTGCGATTTACCACTTTTTACATCTGAAACTAAGTTCAATAGTCGCACTGGCTGGCCCAGTTTTTATGATCCTATTCCAGGTGCGATCGCGACAACTACTGATAGGTCACTTTTTATGACTAGAGTTGAGGTACATTGTCATCGCTGTGGTGGGCATTTAGGTCATGTGTTTGATGACGGTCCCGCGCCAACAGGCAAACGCTACTGTATGAACGGTGTTTCTCTAAAATTTATTCCTAGTTAA
- a CDS encoding peptidoglycan-binding domain-containing protein: MNFKVVCLISGLTLAAAMPAYSSPNPFQIAQSDQSGGTMTRGDAMSSGNAMTPGDAMKAGDAMKSGNAMTPGSAMLKTGSTGEDVRFVQKFLRRKGFYTGSVNGMFDNETRTAVIKFQNSKKISPTGIVGPTTRSAMI; the protein is encoded by the coding sequence ATGAATTTCAAAGTAGTGTGTTTGATCTCAGGTCTTACCTTAGCTGCTGCTATGCCTGCATACTCCTCTCCCAATCCTTTCCAAATTGCTCAAAGTGACCAGTCAGGCGGCACGATGACTCGTGGAGATGCCATGAGTTCTGGAAATGCTATGACTCCAGGAGATGCTATGAAAGCAGGAGATGCCATGAAGTCAGGCAATGCCATGACTCCAGGCAGCGCCATGCTCAAAACTGGTAGCACAGGAGAAGATGTCAGATTTGTTCAAAAATTTTTAAGACGGAAAGGATTTTACACTGGATCTGTTAATGGAATGTTTGATAATGAGACACGCACAGCAGTTATAAAATTCCAGAATTCAAAAAAGATCAGCCCTACTGGAATTGTAGGACCTACCACTCGATCTGCCATGATCTAA
- a CDS encoding putative bifunctional diguanylate cyclase/phosphodiesterase, with the protein MIRKTNQNLGLYSFLSELPHPKTYKGKIMLVAFLGTHVPLLSLLLHFLISNSFSLDMTVRVLAIALVATLVGTGITLYVLHKLLAPVILTSSALRKYYNQKQLPSLPTQYTDEVGTLMADTVQTLNKLDQVIEHLTNYDNLTGLPNRVLFTDRLQQALSNAEGKNRLLGVICLHLPNFREINNALGSDVSNQLLRIVAQKLNAYVGRTDLLCHLNSNEFAIALPDLTTSEEAIPFCQSLLREFALPISIQGNQLHIQANLGITVYPFDGNNVDQLLQNAHTAVDEAKRRAPNSYQFFGTEMNAQLQERLVLETQLRYALERNELQLHYQPRVDANSGKILGAEALIRWQNPQLGFVSPVKFIPIAEANGLIIPIGEWVLRTACNQNRLWKEAGLPPLRVAVNLSARQLAQPNLVDLVAQILAETNLSVDDLELEVTESLIMENVEHSIKVLQELHEMGITLALDDFGTGFSSLNYLRRFPIDILKIDRSFVNNVVVNQEDAAVTNTIINLAKDLNLHITAEGVETQEQFEYLKIKGCDEIQGYYFSKPLPSSAITELLQKNHQSLQQKVAAV; encoded by the coding sequence ATGATAAGAAAAACTAATCAAAATTTGGGATTATACTCGTTTCTATCTGAGTTGCCCCATCCGAAAACCTACAAAGGCAAAATCATGTTGGTTGCCTTTTTAGGAACGCACGTACCACTTTTATCTCTATTACTACATTTTCTAATTTCAAATTCATTTTCCCTAGATATGACTGTCCGTGTACTGGCAATTGCGCTGGTAGCAACTTTAGTAGGCACAGGTATTACTCTCTATGTATTACATAAACTTTTAGCACCTGTAATTTTGACATCTTCGGCACTGCGGAAATATTACAACCAAAAGCAACTTCCCTCTCTGCCAACTCAATATACTGATGAAGTCGGCACTTTGATGGCAGATACAGTACAAACACTTAACAAACTCGATCAAGTAATTGAACACTTGACTAATTATGATAATCTGACAGGTTTGCCAAATCGAGTCTTATTTACAGATCGTCTCCAACAAGCTTTATCAAACGCTGAAGGAAAAAATCGCTTGTTAGGTGTCATTTGTTTACACTTGCCTAACTTCCGAGAAATCAACAATGCTTTAGGCAGCGATGTTAGTAATCAACTACTGAGAATAGTTGCCCAAAAATTAAATGCTTATGTTGGTCGCACTGATTTGTTATGTCATCTTAATAGTAATGAATTTGCGATCGCACTTCCTGACTTAACTACTTCAGAAGAAGCTATTCCCTTCTGTCAGTCTCTCCTACGTGAGTTTGCATTACCTATATCTATACAAGGAAATCAGTTACACATCCAAGCTAATCTTGGGATTACAGTTTATCCCTTTGATGGAAATAACGTTGACCAACTATTGCAAAATGCCCATACAGCAGTAGATGAAGCTAAACGCCGCGCACCCAATTCTTATCAGTTTTTTGGAACTGAAATGAATGCTCAGTTACAAGAACGGTTAGTTTTAGAAACTCAATTGCGTTATGCACTAGAACGTAATGAATTGCAATTGCATTATCAACCACGAGTTGATGCTAATTCCGGTAAAATTCTCGGAGCAGAAGCACTAATACGTTGGCAAAATCCTCAATTAGGTTTTGTTTCTCCAGTTAAATTTATTCCAATTGCAGAAGCTAATGGTTTAATTATTCCCATCGGAGAATGGGTATTACGCACTGCCTGTAATCAAAATCGCTTGTGGAAGGAAGCAGGACTACCACCGCTACGGGTAGCCGTCAATTTATCTGCTCGTCAATTAGCGCAACCAAATCTTGTCGATCTAGTTGCTCAAATATTAGCAGAAACCAACTTATCTGTTGACGATCTAGAACTTGAAGTTACAGAAAGCCTAATCATGGAAAATGTGGAACATTCCATTAAGGTTTTACAAGAATTACATGAAATGGGAATTACCCTAGCATTAGATGATTTTGGCACAGGTTTCTCCTCATTAAATTACTTAAGACGTTTTCCAATTGACATTCTTAAAATAGACCGTTCTTTTGTAAATAACGTTGTTGTTAACCAAGAGGATGCAGCAGTTACCAACACAATTATCAATTTGGCAAAGGATTTAAACTTACATATCACTGCTGAAGGTGTAGAAACACAAGAACAGTTTGAATACTTAAAAATAAAAGGTTGTGACGAAATTCAAGGTTACTACTTTAGTAAACCTCTTCCTAGTTCTGCTATCACTGAATTGTTGCAGAAGAATCACCAAAGTCTGCAACAAAAAGTTGCTGCTGTTTAA
- a CDS encoding DUF3120 domain-containing protein produces the protein MFNDTCNTTKSPTSGFPTEPVKNLFLISEWETDISKYWWAFGAACFLVSVPVFVQAPLVRELPLLSLVLTAAWVWLGLLLIKRPATQLWGDLLLGFSWSWLAGSLYWGWLRWEPLIHLPVEAIGLPFVLWFLWRGWGKVGNFFYLGSLFGTAVTDLYFYIAGVIPHWRELMQVDPALATPILQNAIALVRTPWGVSWAGILVSLLLSVGIWSLGTKQIHWWAFSGAVLSTILVDSLFLVAASLA, from the coding sequence AAATCTCCTACATCTGGCTTCCCAACCGAGCCAGTAAAAAATCTCTTTCTCATTTCTGAGTGGGAAACTGATATTAGTAAATATTGGTGGGCGTTTGGCGCAGCCTGCTTTCTAGTTTCCGTGCCAGTATTTGTCCAAGCGCCATTGGTGCGAGAACTGCCACTGCTGAGTTTAGTATTAACAGCAGCTTGGGTATGGTTAGGGTTACTACTAATAAAACGTCCAGCTACTCAGTTGTGGGGAGACTTGCTGCTAGGGTTTAGTTGGAGTTGGCTGGCTGGTTCACTTTATTGGGGATGGTTGCGTTGGGAACCATTAATTCACTTACCAGTAGAAGCGATTGGTTTACCATTTGTTTTATGGTTTCTGTGGCGCGGGTGGGGAAAAGTTGGGAACTTTTTTTACCTTGGCTCATTGTTTGGTACAGCAGTTACAGATTTATATTTTTATATAGCTGGTGTGATTCCCCACTGGCGGGAACTGATGCAAGTTGATCCAGCTTTAGCGACACCAATATTACAGAATGCGATCGCACTTGTGCGAACCCCCTGGGGGGTATCTTGGGCTGGTATTTTAGTCAGCCTATTATTAAGTGTTGGTATTTGGTCGTTAGGTACAAAGCAAATCCACTGGTGGGCATTTTCTGGTGCTGTCTTAAGTACAATTTTGGTAGATAGCTTGTTTTTAGTAGCAGCATCTCTGGCTTAG
- a CDS encoding TldD/PmbA family protein, producing the protein MILTKNQLITQDQALSLVDNVIKKSQAEGVFVSLNTGEDALSRYSENQISQNISRSEFNLTITSYFGTRSASASTTEFDNDAVASTLQRSEDLARIAPEDPEWVPLLEPQTYEQRTPAFDVATASLSPLARGEIIQRVCELSASSGVEGSGTLSTSTSLRCIGNSQGLQAVNQGTEANFSFTARIDDGSSWSQRTAWAIDQLPITSLTEQIIKRAFASRHPREVSPGKYPVIFDSAAFGDLLTWVIWNLDARAADEGRSFMSRSDASGNRLGEQIFSPLVQVNRDPAHPLLQTSNFFSDGLSNHYLEVIKNGIPKTLSYSRYWAEQQNTLPTGYLLPIVMQGSDQSLNDLVSQTERGILVSRAWYVRFINPKTLEVTGMTRDGTFWIEDGKIAYPIKNLRFNQNLPEMLRDIDAISSVERYGSKVVPGVRVKEFNFTSISDSI; encoded by the coding sequence ATGATTCTCACAAAAAACCAATTAATAACTCAAGATCAAGCCTTATCCTTAGTAGATAATGTCATCAAAAAATCCCAAGCTGAAGGCGTATTTGTCAGCTTAAATACAGGAGAAGATGCTCTTAGCCGTTATTCTGAAAATCAAATAAGTCAAAACATTAGTCGTAGCGAATTTAATCTCACCATTACCAGCTACTTTGGTACTAGAAGCGCATCTGCATCTACCACCGAGTTTGATAATGATGCGGTCGCATCTACTCTACAACGTTCTGAAGACCTCGCCCGTATTGCCCCAGAAGACCCAGAATGGGTTCCACTTCTAGAACCTCAAACATACGAACAACGCACCCCCGCCTTTGATGTCGCCACAGCATCACTCTCACCTCTAGCAAGAGGAGAAATTATTCAGCGAGTATGTGAATTAAGTGCCTCTTCAGGAGTAGAAGGTTCAGGAACCCTCAGCACAAGCACATCTCTACGTTGCATCGGTAATTCTCAAGGTTTACAAGCTGTTAACCAAGGAACCGAAGCTAATTTTAGTTTTACCGCCCGCATTGATGATGGTTCAAGCTGGAGTCAACGCACAGCTTGGGCAATAGATCAATTACCTATTACATCATTAACCGAACAAATAATTAAACGCGCCTTTGCATCACGCCATCCTCGCGAAGTTTCTCCAGGTAAATATCCCGTAATTTTTGACAGCGCCGCCTTTGGCGATTTATTAACCTGGGTAATTTGGAATTTAGATGCACGCGCTGCCGATGAAGGTCGTTCATTTATGTCTCGCAGTGATGCAAGTGGCAACCGTTTGGGTGAACAAATATTTAGCCCATTAGTACAAGTCAACCGCGACCCAGCGCATCCTTTATTACAAACAAGTAATTTCTTTAGTGATGGGTTAAGTAATCACTACTTAGAAGTAATTAAAAACGGTATCCCTAAAACTCTTTCCTACAGTCGTTACTGGGCGGAACAGCAAAACACATTACCAACAGGTTATTTACTTCCAATTGTAATGCAAGGCTCAGATCAAAGTCTTAATGATTTAGTTAGCCAAACTGAACGAGGAATATTAGTTAGTCGTGCTTGGTATGTACGTTTTATTAATCCCAAAACCTTAGAAGTTACGGGAATGACTCGCGATGGTACTTTTTGGATTGAAGATGGAAAAATTGCTTATCCAATTAAAAACTTGCGCTTTAATCAAAATTTACCAGAGATGTTGCGAGACATTGATGCTATTAGTAGCGTAGAGCGTTATGGTAGCAAAGTTGTACCAGGAGTAAGAGTGAAGGAATTTAACTTCACCAGTATCAGCGATAGTATTTGA
- a CDS encoding Nif3-like dinuclear metal center hexameric protein, whose protein sequence is MVDLEDIVKFFNQFFAVEGFIDDQGGVYRPSQRPIQRFGLALEPWSELTAWANTHRLDALFLHRPWKLEPSQLSPDVGVVAYHLAFDERMTLGFNPRLAEVLGMSNLEILGEKAGRPIGMLGKISASSFEQYSDYVNQIFGGHDAVYPCGDEIKSVAVVGAMTDALVREAAERGANLYITGQFRQPAKLAVAQTQIGVIVVGHRRSELWGLQALSGVVRERWSELEVVDAQR, encoded by the coding sequence ATGGTTGATCTAGAAGATATTGTAAAATTTTTTAATCAGTTTTTTGCTGTTGAAGGCTTTATTGATGACCAAGGCGGGGTATATCGACCATCACAGCGACCTATTCAGCGTTTTGGATTAGCGTTAGAACCTTGGTCAGAATTAACTGCATGGGCAAATACTCACCGCTTAGATGCTTTATTTCTACATCGACCTTGGAAACTAGAACCTTCGCAACTATCGCCCGATGTTGGTGTGGTAGCTTACCACCTAGCATTTGATGAACGCATGACTTTGGGTTTTAATCCTAGACTTGCTGAAGTGTTAGGAATGTCTAACTTAGAAATATTAGGTGAAAAAGCAGGTCGTCCAATTGGGATGTTAGGCAAGATTTCTGCAAGCAGTTTTGAGCAATATTCTGATTACGTTAATCAGATATTTGGTGGACACGATGCTGTTTATCCCTGTGGAGACGAGATCAAATCTGTGGCTGTTGTTGGTGCAATGACTGATGCCTTAGTGCGTGAGGCAGCAGAACGCGGTGCTAATTTATACATTACAGGGCAATTTAGACAACCAGCAAAGTTAGCTGTAGCCCAAACCCAAATTGGTGTAATTGTAGTAGGTCATCGCCGTAGTGAATTATGGGGATTACAGGCGCTAAGTGGGGTAGTGCGTGAACGTTGGTCTGAATTAGAAGTAGTTGATGCTCAAAGGTAG
- a CDS encoding alpha/beta hydrolase — MSLDLQAKKFLQQISQLNLPPLSSAEPMQARELIAKLRGKELKPEFVASIQNNTIKSQGNIPIRIYTPRLDTQLPILVYLHGGGWVLGDLDGVDHICRSLANQADCIVVSVDYRLAPEHKFPTAVEDAYAVTNWVSNNAGDINGDKTRIAIAGDSAGGNIAAAVALMARDKGEPSLMFQILIYPTTKYGFDTESYQKYGQGDFGLSKEEMMWFWHHYLADVADGQNPYASPLLANNLANLPPAYIITAEYDVLRDEAEAYAVKLESAGVPVKVQRYDGMIHSFVGLSLVIDQGKSAIADIATQLRIIFKENKSVA, encoded by the coding sequence ATGTCTCTAGATTTACAAGCAAAAAAATTTTTACAACAAATATCTCAGTTAAATTTACCGCCTCTTTCCAGCGCAGAACCCATGCAAGCAAGGGAATTGATTGCCAAACTAAGAGGAAAGGAACTAAAACCAGAATTTGTTGCGAGTATCCAAAATAACACTATTAAGTCACAGGGGAATATTCCTATCAGGATCTATACACCAAGGCTAGATACTCAGTTACCGATATTGGTTTACCTTCATGGTGGTGGTTGGGTGCTAGGTGATTTGGATGGTGTAGATCATATTTGTCGTTCTTTAGCTAATCAAGCGGATTGTATCGTAGTTTCAGTAGATTACCGCCTAGCACCTGAACATAAATTTCCTACTGCCGTAGAAGACGCTTATGCTGTTACTAATTGGGTAAGTAATAATGCTGGCGATATAAATGGAGATAAAACTCGCATTGCTATTGCAGGAGATAGCGCGGGTGGAAATATTGCTGCTGCGGTAGCTTTAATGGCGCGGGATAAAGGCGAGCCTTCACTAATGTTTCAAATCTTGATTTATCCCACAACTAAATATGGATTTGATACCGAATCTTATCAAAAATATGGACAAGGTGATTTTGGATTAAGTAAAGAAGAAATGATGTGGTTTTGGCATCATTATCTCGCAGATGTAGCTGATGGACAAAATCCTTATGCTTCGCCACTATTGGCAAATAATTTAGCTAATTTACCGCCAGCATATATTATTACTGCCGAGTATGACGTGCTACGAGATGAAGCAGAAGCTTATGCAGTAAAGTTGGAATCAGCAGGGGTTCCTGTCAAAGTGCAACGGTATGATGGCATGATTCATAGTTTTGTGGGTCTATCATTGGTGATAGATCAAGGTAAAAGTGCGATCGCAGATATTGCCACTCAGCTTCGTATAATTTTTAAAGAGAATAAATCTGTGGCATAA
- a CDS encoding MBL fold metallo-hydrolase, producing the protein MYLTWLDNNSWLVEIGSKRVLIDPWLVDELVFANLDWLFKASHPTQRAIPENIDLIILSQGWEDHAHPPTLKVLDHNIPVVASPNAAKVVQGLGYTNVTALTHWENLTFHQNLQIQATPGSLVGATLVENGYLIKDLETGLSIYYEPHGTHPPSLKEVAPVDVVITPLIDLALPLVGSLIKGGKSALKLAQILQPQVMLPTAAGGEVVYEGFINKLLQSIGSIEEFRTLLAENNLSTEVIEPRPGDRIELKLQPKVTCVA; encoded by the coding sequence ATGTATCTTACCTGGTTAGACAACAATAGTTGGTTAGTTGAAATTGGCTCAAAACGAGTACTGATTGATCCTTGGTTAGTGGATGAATTAGTATTCGCAAATCTCGATTGGTTGTTTAAAGCTTCCCATCCTACTCAACGTGCAATTCCAGAAAATATAGATTTAATTATCCTCTCTCAAGGTTGGGAAGATCATGCTCATCCGCCAACTCTAAAAGTATTAGACCATAATATTCCTGTGGTAGCTTCTCCTAATGCTGCTAAAGTTGTCCAAGGATTGGGTTATACAAACGTAACTGCACTAACTCACTGGGAAAATTTAACTTTTCATCAAAACTTACAAATTCAGGCAACTCCTGGTTCACTGGTGGGCGCAACACTTGTAGAAAATGGTTATTTAATTAAGGATTTAGAAACAGGTTTAAGTATCTACTACGAACCTCATGGGACTCATCCCCCCTCGTTAAAAGAAGTTGCCCCAGTAGATGTTGTAATTACTCCCTTAATAGACTTAGCTTTACCATTAGTTGGGTCTCTTATTAAAGGCGGTAAAAGCGCTTTAAAATTAGCGCAAATTTTGCAACCGCAAGTAATGCTGCCTACTGCTGCTGGAGGTGAGGTAGTTTATGAAGGATTCATAAATAAGTTACTTCAAAGTATCGGCAGTATTGAGGAATTTCGCACACTGTTAGCAGAGAATAATTTATCTACAGAAGTAATTGAACCACGACCAGGCGATCGCATTGAACTCAAACTTCAACCAAAAGTTACCTGTGTCGCTTAA